The sequence TGACGTAAAACCGGGGTCGGACCCCTTGCGGGGTCGGACCCCATGTTGGTATCTTGCCGCGTTCGCGCGCATTCGACATCAGGGGAGCGGTCATGCCTACGATGATAAGAACGCTGCTGTGCGCCTCCGTGCTGTTGCTGTGCGCGGCTCCCGCGGCGCAGGCTCTCGAGCTTTCGCTCGACACCGAAGTGAGGGGTGAGCGCGGCGTCGCCTCGTACTACGCGAAGCGCTTCGACGGCCGCCGCACCGCGAGCGGCATCATCTTTCGCAACAGCGAGTTCCTCGCGGCGCACCCCACGCTGCCTTTCGGCACGATCGTGCGCGTGACCAATCTCGTCAACGGCAGCTTCGTCGACGTGCAGATCGCCGACCGCGGCGCGTTCGCGCGCAAGCACGGCGGTTTCATCATCGATCTGTCGCAGGCCGCGGCCAAGCGCCTCAACATGCTCGGTCGGGGCACCGCGCGCGTCGTCGTCGAAGTCGTCGAATGGAGCGGCCGCAAGAGCCACGAGATTGCGGACGCGGCGGTGAAAGCGGTCACGAACGAATAGCGAGCGCCTCGAGATTGCGTAGCCTGTCCTGAGCATGGTCGAAGGGTCGCGGCCGCTCCCCGCAATGACACGCACTGCAAGTCTCGCGGCCGCGCTCTTCCTCGCATCCACGCCCGCGCCCGGCGCGAGCGACGCCGACAGCGCGTACCCGACGCGCCACATCCGCATGATCGCGCCGTTCACCGCGGGCAGCACGCTCGACGTGATGGCGCGCTTGGTATCCGACCGTCTAGGGTCCGCGTTCGGCCACAACGTCGTCGTCGACAACCGGCCCGGCGCCAACGGCGTCATCGGCATCGATCTCGTCGCCAAGGCGCCGCCCGACGGTTACACGATGCTGCTCACCACGGGCTCGTTCACCGGCAACATCGTCATCTACAAGAAGCTTCCGTACGACGGCACGCGCGACTTCGCGCCGATCACTCAGATCGCGCGCTCGTACGGCATGGTGCTCGTCGTCAACCCGGGGGTCGCGGCGCAGTCGGCGAAAGACCTCGTCGCGCTGGCGAAGTCGAAGCGCGCGGGGATTCCCCGGCAGTAAGCGTCTGTCGTAATCTTCGCCGCATGGACAAG comes from Burkholderiales bacterium and encodes:
- a CDS encoding tripartite tricarboxylate transporter substrate-binding protein is translated as MTRTASLAAALFLASTPAPGASDADSAYPTRHIRMIAPFTAGSTLDVMARLVSDRLGSAFGHNVVVDNRPGANGVIGIDLVAKAPPDGYTMLLTTGSFTGNIVIYKKLPYDGTRDFAPITQIARSYGMVLVVNPGVAAQSAKDLVALAKSKRAGIPRQ
- a CDS encoding septal ring lytic transglycosylase RlpA family protein, with protein sequence MPTMIRTLLCASVLLLCAAPAAQALELSLDTEVRGERGVASYYAKRFDGRRTASGIIFRNSEFLAAHPTLPFGTIVRVTNLVNGSFVDVQIADRGAFARKHGGFIIDLSQAAAKRLNMLGRGTARVVVEVVEWSGRKSHEIADAAVKAVTNE